GTATGGTGTGGAAATAGCAAAAGTAGTTCCTGTTAAAAAAACTATAAAAAGAACCGATTATAAAGATATTTTGAAAAAATACGCTGGAAGTATCCCAGATTTTCCTGATGTTACTTCCTTTAGAAGGAACAGAAAATATGTCAAAATATTTGATTGATACAAATATTTTTGTTGATTTATTAAGAGATAATTTAGATATACAGAATTTTTCAGTCAAAGGCGATTTGGCAACTTGTTCAATTACTTTATGCGAATTGTATTACGGAGCTGAAAAAACATC
This bacterium DNA region includes the following protein-coding sequences:
- a CDS encoding type II toxin-antitoxin system prevent-host-death family antitoxin, which encodes MNIYPKAFSATELKTNPSEILNLAVYGGYEVMIEKYGVEIAKVVPVKKTIKRTDYKDILKKYAGSIPDFPDVTSFRRNRKYVKIFD